In Yersinia enterocolitica subsp. enterocolitica, one DNA window encodes the following:
- the murD gene encoding UDP-N-acetylmuramoyl-L-alanine--D-glutamate ligase: MVDYQGKKVVIIGLGLTGLSCVDFFIARGVTPRVMDTRINPPGLDKLPENVERHVGDLNQQWLLDADLIVASPGIALAHPALSEAAEAGVEIVGDIELFCRENQAPVVAITGSNGKSTVTTLVGEMAKAAGWQVGVGGNIGVPALNLLKQLTLQKHENQLVVLELSSFQLETTSSLHASAATILNVTEDHTDRYPFGLQQYRAAKLRVYENAKVCVVNADDALTMPVRGADNRCISFGVDVGDYHLNKQQGEIWLRVRGEKVLNTREMKLTGRHNYTNALAALALADAVGIPRSSSLKALTTFTGLPHRFQLVFEHNGVRWINDSKATNVGSTEAALDGLPLDGTLHLLLGGDGKSADFSGLTRFLQGDHIKIYCFGRDGEQLAELRPEVSQLTETMEQAMVLLAKSLAPGDMVLLSPACASLDQFRSFEQRGDEFARLAEELG; the protein is encoded by the coding sequence ATGGTTGATTATCAGGGTAAGAAAGTCGTCATTATCGGGCTGGGGCTAACCGGCCTTTCCTGCGTTGATTTCTTCATTGCGCGTGGCGTAACGCCGCGTGTGATGGATACCCGTATCAATCCACCGGGCCTGGATAAATTACCCGAAAATGTCGAGCGTCATGTTGGTGACTTGAATCAGCAGTGGTTATTGGATGCTGATTTGATTGTTGCCAGCCCCGGTATTGCGTTGGCACATCCTGCTTTGAGTGAAGCCGCGGAAGCAGGTGTTGAGATTGTCGGCGATATCGAGCTGTTCTGTCGTGAAAATCAGGCACCGGTGGTAGCGATTACCGGCTCTAACGGTAAAAGTACCGTAACCACTCTGGTCGGCGAGATGGCGAAAGCGGCTGGCTGGCAGGTTGGCGTAGGGGGAAATATTGGTGTTCCTGCTCTTAACTTACTGAAACAGTTGACCTTGCAAAAACACGAAAATCAATTGGTGGTGTTGGAATTATCCAGCTTCCAGTTGGAAACCACCTCAAGCTTGCATGCCAGTGCGGCCACCATACTGAACGTGACGGAAGATCATACTGACCGTTATCCGTTCGGTTTGCAGCAATATCGCGCAGCTAAGCTGCGGGTATATGAAAACGCTAAAGTTTGTGTCGTGAATGCCGATGACGCGCTCACTATGCCGGTGCGTGGCGCTGATAACCGCTGTATCAGCTTTGGCGTGGATGTCGGTGACTACCATCTGAATAAGCAGCAGGGAGAAATCTGGCTGCGGGTTCGGGGTGAAAAAGTCTTGAATACCCGCGAAATGAAATTGACCGGTCGCCATAACTATACCAATGCGCTAGCCGCACTGGCATTGGCTGATGCCGTAGGGATTCCGCGCTCATCAAGTTTGAAAGCGCTGACCACGTTCACTGGTTTGCCGCACCGTTTCCAATTGGTGTTTGAACACAACGGCGTGCGTTGGATTAACGACTCCAAAGCCACCAACGTGGGCAGCACAGAAGCGGCTCTGGATGGTTTACCGCTTGATGGCACTTTGCATTTGTTACTGGGCGGCGACGGGAAATCGGCAGATTTCTCCGGGTTGACCCGTTTTTTGCAAGGCGACCATATCAAGATTTACTGTTTTGGGCGTGATGGTGAGCAACTGGCTGAGCTGCGTCCGGAAGTGTCGCAACTGACTGAAACGATGGAACAAGCCATGGTGCTGCTGGCTAAATCACTGGCACCGGGCGATATGGTGTTATTGTCACCCGCTTGCGCCAGCTTGGATCAGTTCCGCAGCTTCGAACAACGTGGTGATGAGTTTGCTCGTCTGGCAGAGGAGTTGGGCTGA
- the mraY gene encoding phospho-N-acetylmuramoyl-pentapeptide-transferase: MLVWLAEYLVKFYSGFNVFSYLTFRAIVSLLTALIISLWMGPHLIAYLQKLQIGQVVRNDGPESHFSKRGTPTMGGLMILFSITISVLMWAYPSNPYVWCVLFILIGYGIVGFIDDYRKVVRKDTKGLIARWKYFWQSIIALAAAFAMYSIGKDTPATELVVPFFKDIMPQLGLLYILLAYFVIVGTSNAVNLTDGLDGLAIMPTVFVAGGFALVAWATGNVNFAAYLHIPYLRHAGELVIVCTAIVGAGLGFLWFNTYPAQVFMGDVGSLALGGALGTIAVLLRQEFLLVIMGGVFVVETLSVILQVGSFKLRGQRIFRMAPIHHHYELKGWPEPRVIVRFWIISLMLVLIGLATLKVR, translated from the coding sequence ATGTTAGTTTGGTTGGCTGAATACTTAGTAAAATTTTACTCGGGTTTTAACGTCTTTTCCTATTTGACGTTCCGCGCCATTGTCAGTCTGTTGACGGCATTAATTATCTCGTTGTGGATGGGGCCGCATCTGATCGCCTATTTGCAGAAATTACAGATTGGTCAAGTCGTCCGTAATGACGGGCCAGAGTCACATTTCAGTAAACGCGGTACGCCGACGATGGGCGGCCTGATGATTTTGTTCTCCATCACTATTTCGGTTCTGATGTGGGCTTACCCATCTAACCCATATGTGTGGTGTGTGCTGTTTATTCTTATTGGTTATGGGATTGTCGGTTTTATCGATGATTACCGCAAAGTGGTACGCAAAGACACCAAAGGCCTGATTGCTCGCTGGAAATACTTTTGGCAGTCGATCATTGCACTGGCTGCCGCTTTTGCGATGTACAGCATCGGCAAAGATACCCCAGCCACTGAGCTGGTGGTGCCTTTCTTCAAGGACATCATGCCGCAGCTTGGTTTGCTCTATATCCTGCTGGCTTACTTCGTCATTGTGGGCACCAGCAACGCGGTTAATTTGACCGATGGGTTGGATGGTTTGGCGATTATGCCAACGGTATTTGTTGCGGGCGGTTTCGCACTGGTGGCCTGGGCGACCGGTAACGTGAACTTTGCTGCATACCTGCATATTCCTTATCTGCGCCACGCTGGCGAGCTGGTGATTGTTTGCACCGCGATTGTCGGGGCTGGGCTGGGCTTTTTATGGTTCAACACCTACCCGGCACAAGTGTTTATGGGGGATGTTGGCTCTTTGGCATTGGGCGGGGCGCTGGGTACCATCGCGGTATTGCTGCGCCAAGAGTTTTTATTAGTGATTATGGGCGGGGTGTTCGTGGTTGAAACACTGTCGGTCATCTTGCAAGTCGGTTCCTTTAAGTTACGTGGGCAGCGCATTTTCCGTATGGCCCCGATTCATCATCATTACGAACTTAAAGGCTGGCCAGAACCGCGGGTGATCGTGCGCTTCTGGATTATTTCGCTGATGCTGGTGCTGATTGGCCTGGCGACGCTGAAGGTGCGGTAA
- the murE gene encoding UDP-N-acetylmuramoyl-L-alanyl-D-glutamate--2,6-diaminopimelate ligase, with product MADRNLRDLLAPWGLDVPERALREMTLDSRVAAAGDLFVAIVGHQTDGRRYIPQAIAQGVAAVVAEADGVAPDASMVEMHGVPVIYLRNLNQHLSKLAGQFYHQPGAALRLVGVTGTNGKTTTTQLLAQWAQMLGETSAVMGTVGNGLLGQVIPTENTTGSAVDIQHLLRNLVDQGATFAAMEVSSHGLIQNRVAALPFAAAVFTNLSRDHLDYHGNMASYEAAKWLLFSTHQSEHKIINADDEVGRRWLEQLPQAVAVSMENNIPVGWNGPWLSATQVHYHDNGASIAFDSSWGEGQLESRLMGAFNVSNLLVALATLLSLGYPLTQLLAAAPHLQPVCGRMEVFNALGKPTVVVDYAHTPDALEKALAAARLHCKGQLWCVFGCGGDRDKGKRPLMGGIAEQLADRVVVTDDNPRSEEPQAIVADILSGLLDAGHALAIHGRAEAVTSAIMQAKADDVVLIAGKGHEDYQLVGNRRLDYSDRVTVARLLGVVA from the coding sequence GTGGCAGATCGTAATTTGCGCGACTTACTCGCTCCTTGGGGGCTAGACGTCCCGGAGCGTGCGCTACGGGAAATGACATTAGACAGCCGTGTTGCCGCTGCCGGGGATTTATTTGTCGCTATTGTCGGCCACCAGACGGACGGGCGTCGCTATATCCCGCAAGCCATCGCTCAAGGTGTGGCGGCCGTGGTTGCTGAAGCTGATGGTGTGGCTCCGGATGCCAGTATGGTCGAGATGCATGGTGTTCCTGTTATATATCTGCGTAATTTGAATCAGCACTTATCCAAGCTGGCGGGACAATTTTACCATCAGCCGGGTGCCGCATTACGTTTGGTCGGTGTGACGGGAACCAATGGTAAAACCACCACCACTCAATTGCTGGCGCAATGGGCTCAAATGTTGGGCGAAACCAGCGCAGTGATGGGGACGGTTGGCAATGGTCTGTTAGGCCAGGTTATCCCGACTGAAAACACCACCGGCTCAGCGGTTGATATCCAGCATTTGCTACGCAATCTGGTTGACCAAGGGGCGACTTTTGCCGCGATGGAAGTCTCCTCCCATGGTTTGATTCAGAACCGCGTAGCCGCATTGCCGTTTGCTGCCGCAGTGTTCACTAACTTAAGCCGTGATCATCTGGATTATCACGGCAATATGGCCAGTTACGAAGCAGCAAAATGGCTGTTGTTCTCCACCCATCAGTCCGAACACAAAATCATTAATGCTGATGACGAAGTCGGTCGCCGCTGGTTAGAGCAGTTGCCGCAAGCTGTCGCCGTTAGTATGGAAAATAATATTCCTGTGGGTTGGAATGGCCCGTGGCTATCTGCCACTCAGGTTCACTATCACGATAATGGTGCCAGTATCGCGTTTGATTCAAGCTGGGGCGAAGGCCAGTTAGAAAGCCGCCTGATGGGGGCATTCAACGTCAGTAACTTGCTGGTGGCACTGGCAACACTGCTTTCACTGGGTTACCCACTAACACAATTATTAGCTGCCGCACCTCATCTACAACCGGTGTGTGGGCGGATGGAAGTATTTAATGCACTGGGTAAACCGACGGTAGTGGTGGATTATGCTCACACACCGGATGCATTGGAAAAAGCACTGGCGGCGGCGCGTTTACATTGTAAAGGCCAACTGTGGTGTGTGTTTGGTTGCGGTGGTGATCGTGACAAAGGTAAGCGCCCACTTATGGGCGGTATCGCGGAACAACTGGCGGATCGGGTGGTTGTCACTGATGATAATCCACGTAGTGAAGAGCCGCAGGCTATTGTCGCCGATATCCTCAGTGGCTTGTTGGATGCTGGGCATGCATTGGCAATTCATGGCCGCGCCGAAGCGGTGACCAGCGCCATTATGCAAGCTAAAGCCGATGATGTGGTGTTGATTGCCGGCAAAGGACATGAAGATTATCAATTGGTCGGTAATCGCCGCCTGGATTACTCTGACCGAGTCACCGTCGCGCGTTTGTTGGGGGTGGTGGCATGA
- the ftsW gene encoding cell division protein FtsW, which translates to MRMPGLGLFNTVKHFVMGSRESDTTSMVLYDRTLLWLTFGLAIIGFVMVTSASMPIGQRLAGDPFLFAKRDALYLALAFGLSLVTLRIPMDVWQRYSNIMLLISIVMLLVVLVVGSSVNGASRWISLGPLRIQPAELSKLSLFCYLASYLVRKVEEVRSNFWGFCKPMGVMVILAVLLLAQPDLGTVVVLFITTLAMLFLAGAKMWQFLAIIGSGVFAVCLLIVAEPYRMRRVTSFWNPWADPFGSGYQLTQSLMAFGRGEFWGQGLGNSVQKLEYLPEAHTDFIFSILGEELGYFGVVLALLMVFFVAFRAMSIGRRALEIDQRFSGFLACSIGVWFSFQALVNVGAAAGMLPTKGLTLPLISYGGSSLIIMSTAIVLLLRIDFETRLAKAQAFVRSAR; encoded by the coding sequence ATGCGTATGCCGGGGCTGGGGCTGTTTAATACCGTAAAACATTTTGTGATGGGGTCGCGCGAAAGCGACACCACCAGCATGGTGCTTTACGACAGAACCTTGCTGTGGCTGACCTTTGGTTTGGCAATTATTGGTTTTGTGATGGTGACATCGGCATCGATGCCAATTGGTCAGCGTCTGGCAGGTGACCCTTTCCTGTTTGCCAAGCGTGATGCGCTGTATTTGGCACTGGCATTCGGTTTGTCGCTGGTGACTTTACGTATTCCAATGGATGTCTGGCAGCGCTATAGCAATATTATGTTGCTGATTTCAATTGTGATGTTGCTGGTAGTGCTGGTTGTGGGTAGCTCGGTCAACGGGGCATCCCGCTGGATCTCTCTCGGGCCGTTGCGTATTCAGCCGGCTGAGCTATCTAAGTTATCGCTGTTTTGCTACCTGGCCAGCTATCTGGTACGCAAGGTGGAAGAGGTTCGCAGTAACTTTTGGGGTTTTTGTAAGCCCATGGGCGTAATGGTTATTTTGGCCGTATTACTACTCGCGCAACCCGATTTAGGTACCGTGGTAGTACTGTTTATCACTACGCTGGCGATGTTGTTTCTGGCTGGTGCCAAAATGTGGCAGTTTTTAGCCATTATCGGTTCTGGCGTGTTTGCCGTTTGCCTGCTAATTGTTGCTGAACCTTATCGTATGCGTCGAGTGACATCATTCTGGAACCCGTGGGCGGATCCCTTCGGCAGTGGTTACCAGTTGACCCAATCGCTGATGGCTTTTGGTCGCGGTGAATTCTGGGGGCAGGGCTTAGGGAATTCAGTGCAGAAACTGGAGTATTTACCGGAAGCACATACTGACTTTATTTTCTCTATTTTAGGCGAGGAACTCGGGTATTTCGGTGTGGTTCTTGCATTGTTAATGGTATTCTTCGTCGCTTTTCGTGCTATGTCCATTGGGCGTCGCGCTTTAGAGATAGATCAGCGATTTTCTGGCTTTTTGGCCTGTTCGATTGGTGTCTGGTTTAGCTTCCAGGCGCTGGTTAACGTTGGGGCTGCTGCTGGAATGTTGCCAACCAAAGGTTTGACACTGCCGCTGATAAGTTACGGTGGTTCGAGCCTGATTATTATGTCAACAGCCATAGTGCTGTTGTTACGCATTGATTTTGAAACACGTCTGGCAAAAGCCCAGGCGTTTGTAAGGAGTGCCCGATGA
- the murC gene encoding UDP-N-acetylmuramate--L-alanine ligase translates to MNTQQLAKLRTIVPEMRRVRHIHFVGIGGAGMGGIAEVLANEGYQISGSDLAPNPVTQHLTSLGAQIYFHHRPENVLDASVVVVSTAISADNPEIVAAREARIPVIRRAEMLAELMRFRHGIAVAGTHGKTTTTAMVSSIYAEAGLDPTFVNGGLVKAAGTHARLGSSRYLIAEADESDASFLHLQPMVAIVTNIEADHMDTYQGDFENLKQTFINFLHNLPFYGRAVMCIDDPVVRELLPRVGRHITTYGFSDDADVQIASYRQEGPQGHFTLKRLDKPLMTVTLNAPGRHNALNAAAAVAVATEEGIEDNDILRALAGFQGTGRRFDFLGNFPLAPVNGKEGSAMLVDDYGHHPTEVDATIKAARAGWPDKRIVMVFQPHRYTRTRDLYDDFANVLSQVDVLLMLDVYAAGEPPIPGADSRSLCRTIRNRGKLDPILVSDSDTVPEVLAQVLNGDDLILVQGAGNIGKIARKLAELKLQPQTKDEEHHG, encoded by the coding sequence GTGAATACACAACAACTGGCGAAACTACGTACTATCGTGCCCGAGATGCGTCGCGTCCGGCACATTCACTTTGTTGGCATCGGTGGTGCCGGCATGGGTGGTATCGCTGAAGTGTTGGCAAACGAAGGTTATCAGATTAGCGGTTCAGATTTGGCACCCAATCCGGTCACTCAGCATTTGACTTCATTAGGCGCACAGATTTATTTCCATCACCGTCCAGAGAATGTGCTGGATGCCAGTGTGGTGGTGGTTTCAACAGCAATTTCTGCGGATAACCCGGAGATTGTTGCAGCTCGCGAGGCGCGTATTCCGGTAATTCGTCGTGCTGAGATGCTGGCTGAATTGATGCGTTTCCGTCATGGGATTGCGGTTGCTGGTACGCACGGCAAAACGACCACCACAGCGATGGTTTCCAGCATTTATGCCGAAGCAGGTTTGGATCCAACATTTGTGAATGGCGGTTTGGTGAAAGCGGCGGGCACTCATGCCCGGTTAGGTTCCAGCCGTTATTTGATAGCCGAAGCTGATGAGAGTGATGCGTCATTCCTGCATTTGCAGCCGATGGTGGCGATTGTCACCAACATCGAAGCCGACCATATGGATACTTATCAGGGCGACTTTGAAAATTTAAAACAGACATTTATTAACTTTTTGCACAACTTGCCATTCTATGGCCGTGCAGTGATGTGTATCGACGATCCAGTGGTGCGTGAGTTGTTACCACGGGTAGGTCGCCATATCACCACCTACGGTTTCAGCGATGACGCCGATGTACAGATCGCCAGCTACCGGCAAGAAGGCCCACAGGGGCACTTCACACTGAAACGACTGGATAAGCCGCTGATGACAGTGACCTTGAATGCACCGGGCCGTCATAACGCGCTAAATGCGGCTGCGGCAGTGGCTGTCGCGACCGAAGAAGGTATTGAAGACAATGACATCCTGCGTGCGCTGGCAGGGTTCCAAGGGACTGGCCGCCGCTTTGATTTTCTTGGTAACTTCCCGCTGGCACCGGTCAACGGAAAAGAAGGTAGTGCAATGCTGGTGGATGACTATGGTCATCACCCGACAGAAGTGGATGCCACGATTAAAGCTGCACGTGCTGGCTGGCCGGATAAACGTATTGTGATGGTATTCCAGCCGCACCGTTATACCCGAACACGCGATTTGTATGACGACTTTGCTAATGTTCTGTCGCAAGTTGATGTTTTACTTATGTTAGATGTGTACGCCGCCGGAGAACCGCCAATCCCTGGCGCGGATAGCCGCTCGTTGTGCCGTACCATCCGTAATCGTGGCAAATTGGACCCTATTTTGGTGTCAGACAGTGATACGGTGCCCGAGGTGTTAGCGCAAGTGCTGAATGGCGATGACCTTATTCTGGTTCAGGGCGCAGGCAACATTGGTAAGATTGCCCGTAAATTGGCTGAGCTTAAATTGCAGCCACAGACAAAAGACGAGGAACATCATGGCTGA
- the murF gene encoding UDP-N-acetylmuramoyl-tripeptide--D-alanyl-D-alanine ligase, protein MIKVSLHFLSTLLNAEYIGRDSADITEVTIDTRKVTPGCLFVALKGERFDGHDFAEDAVAAGAGALLVSKHLLVAAPQLVVKDTRLALGQLAAWVRQQVPARVVALTGSSGKTSVKEMVAAILRQCGKVLYTAGNFNNDIGVPLTLLRLTPEYDFAVIELGANHIGEIAYTTDLSRPESALVNNLAAAHLEGFGSLAGVAQAKGEIFAGLPANGTAIINADSNDWPHWQETLHNKRVWRFAPLGAEDIDFFASDVRITPQVTHFTLHSPFGTVGIELPLPGRHNIANALAAAALAMSVGASLAAVREGLTQLQAVPGRLFPIELAAGKLLLDDSYNANVGSMTAAAQVLAEMPGYRVMVVGDMGELGETAVDCHRQVGEAAQQAGIDKVLSVGTLSQTLSDASGCGEHFQDKNTLAARVSELLLEHPVITVLIKGSRSAAMENVVRALQEKASC, encoded by the coding sequence ATGATTAAGGTCTCGCTGCATTTTCTGTCCACACTGCTGAACGCTGAATATATTGGTCGCGATAGCGCCGATATTACCGAAGTGACCATTGATACCCGTAAGGTCACTCCTGGGTGTTTATTCGTGGCGCTGAAAGGCGAGCGTTTTGATGGACATGACTTTGCAGAAGATGCTGTTGCCGCTGGCGCTGGTGCTTTGCTGGTAAGTAAACACTTACTGGTGGCGGCACCACAATTAGTGGTTAAAGACACCCGCCTGGCATTGGGGCAATTGGCTGCATGGGTGCGCCAGCAAGTACCTGCCCGGGTGGTAGCCTTGACCGGTTCCTCCGGTAAAACCTCAGTAAAAGAAATGGTTGCGGCAATTTTGCGCCAATGTGGCAAGGTGCTTTATACCGCCGGTAACTTTAATAATGATATCGGCGTACCGCTGACCTTGCTGCGTCTGACGCCCGAGTATGATTTTGCTGTCATTGAGCTAGGTGCAAACCATATCGGTGAAATTGCCTACACCACGGACTTAAGCCGCCCTGAAAGTGCTTTGGTTAACAATTTAGCTGCCGCACATTTGGAAGGTTTTGGCTCACTGGCTGGTGTGGCTCAAGCCAAAGGCGAGATTTTCGCCGGTTTACCCGCGAATGGCACAGCGATTATTAATGCTGATAGCAATGACTGGCCGCACTGGCAGGAAACGTTGCATAACAAGCGCGTATGGCGTTTTGCGCCTCTCGGCGCAGAAGATATCGATTTCTTTGCCAGTGACGTGCGTATTACACCACAAGTCACTCATTTCACTCTGCATTCTCCCTTCGGCACGGTGGGTATCGAATTGCCGCTGCCGGGGCGACATAACATTGCCAATGCATTAGCCGCCGCGGCGTTAGCCATGTCGGTCGGCGCTAGTTTAGCTGCCGTTCGTGAGGGGCTGACGCAATTACAGGCCGTACCAGGTCGCTTATTCCCGATTGAACTTGCTGCTGGCAAGTTGCTGCTCGATGACAGCTACAACGCCAATGTCGGCTCCATGACCGCCGCCGCGCAAGTACTGGCTGAAATGCCGGGCTACCGAGTGATGGTGGTGGGTGATATGGGCGAGTTGGGTGAAACCGCAGTCGATTGTCACCGTCAGGTGGGTGAAGCCGCGCAACAGGCGGGCATCGATAAAGTCCTTAGCGTAGGTACATTAAGCCAGACACTTAGCGATGCAAGCGGGTGCGGCGAACATTTTCAGGATAAGAACACTTTGGCAGCCCGTGTCAGTGAATTGCTGCTCGAACATCCGGTTATCACCGTTTTAATTAAAGGTTCACGTAGCGCCGCCATGGAAAATGTCGTGCGTGCGTTACAGGAGAAGGCATCATGTTAG
- the murG gene encoding undecaprenyldiphospho-muramoylpentapeptide beta-N-acetylglucosaminyltransferase: MSGKTKRLMVMAGGTGGHVFPGLAVAHHLMAQGWQVRWLGTADRMEASLVPKNGIEIDFIEISGLRGKGLMAQLTAPVRIYRAVRQAKKIMRDYQPDVVLGMGGYVSGPGGLAAWLCGIPVVLHEQNGIAGLTNRWLARIAKKVLQAFPGAFPNADVVGNPVRTDVLALPLPAQRLVGREGPIRVLVIGGSQGARVLNQTMPQVAATLGEQITIWHQVGKDALPDVLQAYQQAGQGDKHQVVEFIDDMAAAYAWADVVVCRSGALTVSEVAAAGLPAIFVPFQHKDRQQYWNALPLEKAGAAKIIEQPQFTAQAVSNLLAEWDRPTLLAMAEQARLVAIPDATERVAAEVVAASK; this comes from the coding sequence ATGAGTGGCAAGACCAAGCGTTTAATGGTGATGGCGGGTGGCACTGGGGGGCATGTCTTCCCCGGTTTGGCCGTAGCTCATCATCTGATGGCGCAAGGCTGGCAGGTGCGTTGGTTAGGCACCGCCGACAGAATGGAAGCGTCATTGGTGCCCAAGAACGGTATTGAAATTGATTTTATTGAGATTTCTGGTTTGCGCGGTAAGGGCTTGATGGCCCAACTGACCGCACCGGTACGTATTTATCGCGCGGTGCGTCAGGCGAAGAAAATCATGCGTGATTACCAGCCGGATGTGGTGCTGGGGATGGGCGGTTATGTTTCCGGTCCCGGTGGTTTGGCGGCATGGTTGTGCGGTATCCCGGTAGTATTACATGAGCAGAACGGGATTGCGGGTTTGACTAACCGCTGGCTGGCCAGAATCGCGAAAAAAGTTTTACAGGCCTTCCCCGGCGCATTCCCAAATGCAGATGTTGTTGGTAATCCGGTTCGTACCGATGTTCTTGCGCTGCCATTGCCGGCGCAACGTTTGGTAGGCCGTGAAGGGCCGATTCGTGTATTGGTTATCGGTGGTAGCCAAGGTGCGCGGGTGCTAAATCAGACGATGCCGCAGGTTGCAGCAACATTGGGTGAACAGATAACTATTTGGCATCAGGTGGGTAAAGACGCATTACCCGATGTGCTGCAAGCCTACCAGCAAGCAGGGCAGGGTGATAAGCATCAGGTAGTTGAGTTTATTGATGACATGGCTGCGGCTTATGCCTGGGCTGATGTGGTGGTTTGCCGTTCCGGTGCGTTGACGGTCAGCGAAGTTGCCGCAGCAGGGTTACCGGCGATTTTTGTGCCGTTCCAACATAAAGACCGGCAGCAATATTGGAATGCATTGCCGCTGGAAAAAGCCGGTGCCGCCAAAATTATTGAACAGCCACAATTTACAGCACAAGCGGTGAGTAACCTGTTAGCCGAGTGGGATCGTCCCACCTTATTAGCGATGGCCGAGCAAGCAAGACTGGTGGCTATTCCTGACGCGACTGAGCGAGTGGCCGCCGAAGTGGTCGCTGCCAGTAAGTGA
- a CDS encoding D-alanine--D-alanine ligase, which yields MAEKVAVLLGGASAEREVSLLSGEAVLAGLREAGIDAHGIDTKDFPVTQLKEQGFDKVFIALHGRGGEDGTLQGVLEFLQLPYTGSGVMASALTMDKLRTKLVWQASGLPISPYIALNRQQFETLSSEELAACVAKLGLPLIVKPSHEGSSVGMSKVDQANQLHSALVEAFRHDTDVLIEKWLSGPEFTVAILGNDVLPSIRIQAPGVFYDYEAKYLSDETQYFCPSGLSAELEQQLAALSLQAYQALGCSGWGRVDVMQDSDGRFYLLEVNTSPGMTSHSLVPMAARQHGLSFSQLVVRILTLAD from the coding sequence ATGGCTGAGAAAGTTGCGGTACTGCTGGGTGGGGCCTCTGCTGAACGTGAAGTGTCATTGTTATCAGGCGAGGCGGTATTAGCGGGCTTGAGAGAGGCTGGTATCGATGCTCATGGTATTGATACTAAAGACTTCCCGGTGACACAGCTTAAAGAGCAAGGCTTTGATAAGGTCTTTATCGCTTTGCATGGGCGTGGTGGTGAAGACGGCACGCTGCAAGGGGTGTTGGAGTTTCTGCAATTGCCTTATACCGGCAGTGGTGTGATGGCTTCAGCGCTGACAATGGACAAATTACGCACCAAATTGGTATGGCAAGCTTCAGGTTTGCCAATTTCACCGTATATCGCGTTGAATCGTCAACAGTTTGAAACACTTTCGTCAGAGGAATTGGCGGCGTGTGTCGCTAAGCTTGGCCTGCCATTAATCGTTAAGCCAAGTCATGAAGGCTCTAGCGTAGGAATGAGCAAGGTTGATCAGGCGAATCAATTGCATTCTGCTCTGGTTGAAGCTTTCCGTCACGACACTGATGTGCTGATTGAGAAATGGTTGAGTGGGCCAGAGTTTACCGTCGCGATCCTTGGTAATGATGTTTTACCGTCAATTCGCATTCAGGCTCCCGGTGTGTTTTATGATTATGAAGCTAAATATCTGTCTGATGAGACCCAGTACTTTTGCCCAAGTGGCTTGAGTGCTGAGTTAGAACAACAGTTGGCTGCATTGTCATTACAGGCCTATCAGGCATTGGGTTGCAGCGGCTGGGGCCGAGTTGACGTTATGCAAGATAGCGATGGCCGTTTCTACCTGCTTGAAGTGAATACTTCACCGGGTATGACCAGCCACAGTTTAGTGCCGATGGCTGCCCGCCAACATGGGTTGAGTTTTTCCCAGTTGGTGGTCCGAATTCTGACGTTGGCTGACTAA